The Rhodococcus rhodochrous DNA window ACACCGAACCCGAGAGGCCGTAGGGGGAGTCGTTGGCGATGCGGATCGCGTCGTCGTCGCCGTCGTGAGGGATGATCACGAGCACCGGGCCGAAGATCTCCTCCCGCGCTGTACGCGCGGAGTTGTCGAGGCCGGCGATGAGGGTGGGTTCGACGAAGAATCCCCGCTCGTGTTCGGCGGGACGTCCGCCGCCGGCGACGATCGTGCCGCCTTCCTCGACGGCGAGGCGGATGAAGCCCTCCACCCGCTGTCGCTGCTTCTCGGAGATGAGCGGCCCGCACACCGTGCCGGGATCGCGCGGGTCGCCGGGCCGGATGCCGCTCATGGACTTCGCGGTCAGGGCCACCGCTTCGTCGTACCGTTCGCGGGGAACGAGCAGACGCGTGGTGATCGCGCAGCCCTGGCCGGCATGCGTGCACACGGTGAAGGCCGCCATCGAGCAGGCGCCGCGCAGGTCGGCGTCGTCGAGGACGATGAACGCCGACTTGCCGCCGAGTTCGAGGAAGACCTTCTTGAGGTTCTCTGAGGCTGCGCGCATCACGGCCCGGCCGGTCGCGGTGGAACCGGTGAACGAGATCAGGTCGACGCGCGGATCCTCGCTCAGCTGTGCGCCGAGCCTGTGGTCGCTCGAGGTGACGATGTTCAGCACTCCCGGCGGGATGTCGGTCTCCTCGGCCGCGATCCGCCCGACCAGGGCCGCACACCACGGGGTGTCCGGGGCGGGCTTGAGCACCACGGTGTTCCCGGCGGCGAGAGCGGGCCCGAGCTTGGCGAAGTTGATCTGGTGCGGGAAGTTCCACGGCGTGATCGCGCCGACGACCCCGACCGCTTCCTTGAGCAGATAGCGGTGGGTGGGGATACCCATGGGGGAGGCGTTGCCGAGATCCTGCGTCCACGCGTAACTTTCGGCGAGGTCGGCGAAGTAGAGCAGATCGTCGATGGGGCCTTCGAGATGCGCGGCGCTCGTGAGGAATCGGGGAGCGCCGACCTCGGCGATGGTGATCTCCCGCAGTTCCTCGATGTGCTCGCGCAGAGCGTCGCGCAACTGACGGAGGCAGCGGGCCCGGAAGGCGTGGTCGCGTGACCAGTCGGTGTCGTCGAAGGCGCGACGCGCGGCCGCGATCGCGGCGTCCATGTCGGTGGCGGTGCCCTCGGCCGCGTGGCCGAGCAGTTCTTCGGTGCTCGGATCGGTGATCGCGAAGGTGCCTCCGCTGCCGGGTACGAGCTTGCCGTCGATCAGAAGGGCGGAGCTGTCGGTAGGGCGAAGTGTCATCAGACGTTCCCTCGGTTCTGGACAGGTGTCTGGACTATAGTTCGGCGACGCGATCGAATGCAACGGTTCGTCCGAAACGGACGAAACCGGTGTCGTGTGCGAGGAATTCGACGAATCTCGCACACAACACCGGTCTCGACGAGGGTCCGGTGGTCTCCGGTCAGAACACGCGCAGTCCGAGGCGTCGCCGCGTGCGCAGATCGAGCAGATAGGACTTCCACAGCAACGGCCATACCCACGGCGTGACGCGGTGCAGGCGCCGGACCGCCACGAGATAGCGGTCGAAGCGTCGCTGGTCGTCGGCGGTCCACGGGTAGTGCATGAGGTCGCGGAACTCCGGCGGCAGTGCACCGCGGGTGATCAGTTCGAACGACCTGCCGAGCACCCGGTGGATCCCCCGGCCCAGACGCCCGAGACGCACCTCGAGGAACGCGAGATTGCAGAGTTCGGTGAGATACTCGCGCACCTGCGCGTTCATGGAGATGTCGGCGACGCCGGCCTTCCACAGTTCCTCGTACTCCTCGCGGGTCGTGGGCCACGACTCCGGCCGGACGTTCAGTGTCGTCGCGAGGGTCGCGCCGTCGCGGAGGATCCGGGCGTACTGCTCCTCGGTGAGCGGGCCATACAGGAACTCGTGCTGGTCGATGAAGTACTTGAGCAGGCAGACGGCGACCCACAACTGCAGGGCGGGGGAGTTGGCGCTGTAGCGGACCTCCGCGCCGGGTGACGACGTGACCCGGGCGTGGATCTTCCGTACCGACTCGCGGACGAAATCGCGGTCGGCCTCGGTGCCGAACACTGCGACCGCCAGATAGGTGCCGGTCGTGCGGGCCCGCTTGACCGGATGGAGATCGGCGCGGCCGGAGTCGACCGTGCTGTCGACGACGCCCTGGCCGACGCGGGGATGGGCGAGCTGCATGATGACGTTGGCGGCGTTGATCGTGCCACCGAGCGGTGAGACGAGATCGCCGAGAGTGTCGATCGTCCGCATGACCCCTCCATCTGAAGACGGACGTGTTCAGTTGATGCGTGCCACTCTAGCGCGTCTTCGTGGGGTCGAGGGATGCGCCGGCCAGAACTCCGCGCACGACCGTCTCGTAGATGTGGTCGAGATCGAGCTCGTCGCCCAGGAAGCCGCTGCTCTGGAGGACCGCGAAACCGTGCAGGGCCGCGAACATGCCGACCGCGGCCTCGAGCGTCTCCTCCTCCGGAACGCCGCAGGATGCGAGCATCGTGCGCAGAGCGACGTTGGCGTCCAGTGCGGCGGCGAGCAGACCGTCGCGGTCGACCGGTGCGGTGGTCAGTGCTTCGTAGCGGCGGGGATGTTCGACGGCCCAGGTGTGGTGGGCGTCGATCAGGGCGCGAAGCCCGTCGACGCCGCTGCGGCCCATCGCGACCTCGCGCAGATACGCCCCGAGATCGCTCATCGCGCGGATCTGCACGGTCGCCCGTACGTCGTCGAGATTGCGGACGTGGTTGTACAGCGAGGCCGTGACGATTCCCAATCGCGACGAGAGAGTGCTCATCGTGAGCTGTTCCCATCCCAGCTCGTCGACGATCCCGAGCGCTGCTGCGACGACCTTGTCGCGGGTCAGTGTCCGCCGACGCGCGGGTCGGGAATTGTCGTCTGCCATGGAAGCAGTCTAAGGGGCTTCCATTCCAAACGAAGGTGAGTAGTTTATAAACGAATGCCATTCGTACAATCCCACGAGAGCGGCTTCATGACGACTTCACCCACAGATCTCAAGAACCCCGACGTCTTCGCCCAGGGGGTCCCGCACGATTACTTCTCCGAACTCCGGCGCACCTGTCCGGTCCACCGCCAACCCGAGGAGGGCGGCGCGGGCTTCTGGGCCGTCACCCGGCACGCCGACGTCATCGCGGTCTCCCGCGACAGCGCGACCTTCTCCTCGGCGCTCGGAACCACCCAGATCGACGATTTCGACGAGGAGACACGCCTCAAGCAGGCGTCCATGCTGCTCAACCTCGACCCGCCGGAGCACACCCGCCTGCGGCAACTCGTGAGCCGAGGGTTCACCCCGCGCATGGTGAAGACGCTCGAGGAGCGCATCCGGCGAACGTGCGAACGCACCGTCGACGCGGCGATCGAGGCCGCGCGCGACGGCACGGTGATCGACATCGTCCCGGCGATCTCGGCACCACTGCCACTGGAGGTGATCGCAGCGCTGCTCGGCGCACCGGCCGAGGACGTCGGGAAGCTGTACGACTGGTCGAACCGCATGATCGGTTGGGCCGACCCCGAATATGGCACCACTCAGGAGGACGGCGAGCTCGCCGCCGCCGAGATCTTCCTGTACGCCAACGAGATCGCTGCACAACGACGTTTCGAACCGCGCGACGACATCGTCTCGAAGCTGGTGTGTCCCGACGAGAACGGCGACACGCTGTCCGAGATGGAGTTCGACATGTTCTTCGTCCTGCTCGTCATCGCGGGCAACGAGACGACGCGCAACGCGATCTCGGGCGGGATGCAGGCGTTCGTCGACCATCCCGAGCAATGGCGCCGGTTGCAGGACGATCCCGGTCTGATCGACAACGCCGTGGAGGAGATCCTGCGCTGGGTCACCCCCGTGGTGGGCTTCCGCCGCACGCCCACCTGTCCGGCGTCGATCGGCGACCAGCACGTCGAACGGGGCGACAAGGTGATCATGTACTACCCGAGCGCGAACCGCGACGAGGAGGTCTTCGACGACGCGCACGTCTTCGACATCGGGCGCGAGCACAATCCGCACGTCGCCTTCGGGGGGACGGGTGTGCACTTCTGTCTCGGGGCACATCTGGCGCGGCTCGAACTGCGGATCGTGTTCGAGACCCTCGTTGCCCGTATCGACCGGGTCGAACCTGCCGGCGAACCGCGGCGGTTGCGGTCGAACTTCATCAACGGCGTCAAGTCCATGCCCGTCCGTATCCACCCACGAGAGCGCTGAATTCGCCGAATGAACGCGCTGCGGGCATTGCCGACCCCCTCCAACCGTAGTAATGTCCAGACACGTGTCCAGAAACGTGAATCTCGAATCGACCCGTCGCCGCCTGACCGAGAAGCAGGCCGACACGGTTGCGAGGCTCACGCAGGCCGCGGTCGAGGTGCTCCGCGAGGAGGGATTCACGGGGTTGACGGTGCGTATGGTCGCCGCCCGTGCCGGTGTCGCCCCGGCCACCGCCTACACCTACTTCTCGTCCAAGGAACACCTCGTCGCCGAGGTGTTCTGGCGTCGCTTGGCCAACGCTCCCACGGCCGACGCCGAGAGCACGAGCCGTGCCGATCGGGTGGTCGCGGTGCTGAGGGGAATCGCGCTGCTGTTGGCCGACGAACCCGAACTCGCGGCCGCCGTCACCAGTGCACTGCTCGGTCACGACCCCGATGTCGAACACCTGCGTGCGCGCATCGGACTCGACATCCGTCACCGGATCTCGGCAGCGCTCGGCACCGACTCCGATCCCGACGAACTCGAAGCACTCGAACTGCTCTACGCCGGCGCGCTGGTCCGGGCCGGTATGGGCTACGGCACCTACGAGAAACTCGCCGACAGGCTGGAGACATCCGCCCGACTTCTATTGGAGTGATCCATGATCCAGGCATCCCCGGGCTCCGCGTCGCACGCAGGGCCCGCTTCGCCCGATCCACCGACGCTCGCCCCCGTGATCTTCAACCCGTACGACTACGCCTTCCACGAAGACCCGTATCCCACCTACCGCCGCCTCCGTGAAGAGGAACCGGCCTACCACAACCCCGACCTCGGGTTCTGGGCCCTGTCCCGCCACGCCGACGTCGTCGCGGCCTTCCGCGACAACACCCGGCTCTCGAGCGCCAACGGTGTCTCGCTCGATCCGTCCGCCTACGGGCCCAACGCCCACAAGGTGATGTCCTTCCTCGCGATGGACGACCCGCGCCACATGCGCATGCGTCGGCTCGTCTCCAAAGGATTCACTCCGCGGCGCGTCGCCGACCTCGAGGAACGCATCCTCGAACTGACCCTGCGCTATCTCGAACCCGCGGTGGAGGCAGGGGAATTCGACTGGATCTCGGAGTTCGCGGGCAAGCTGCCCATGGACGTGATCTCCGAACTCATGGGCGTACCCGAATCCGACCGCAGTGAGATCCGCCGCCTCGCCGACCTCGTCGTCCACCGCGAGGAGGGCGTGCTCGACGTGCCGGTCGCCGCGATGGAGGCATCGCTGCACCTCGTCGGCTACTACGCCGACATGCTCGCCGAACGCCGGAAGAAGGACACCTCCGACCTCACGTCGGCGTTGCTGGCCGCCGAGATCGACGGCGACCGGCTCACCGACGACGAGATCATCGGCTTCATGTTCCTCATGGTGGTCGCAGGCAACGAGACCACCACGAAACTCCTCGGCAACGCCCTCTACTGGGGAGCGCACAACAAATCCGAGGTGGCGCAGGTACTCCGCGATCCCGCTCGCGCACCGCAGTGGGTGGAGGAGACCCTCCGCTACGACACTTCGAGCCAGATCGTCGCCCGCACCGCCGTCGCCGACA harbors:
- a CDS encoding aldehyde dehydrogenase, which encodes MTLRPTDSSALLIDGKLVPGSGGTFAITDPSTEELLGHAAEGTATDMDAAIAAARRAFDDTDWSRDHAFRARCLRQLRDALREHIEELREITIAEVGAPRFLTSAAHLEGPIDDLLYFADLAESYAWTQDLGNASPMGIPTHRYLLKEAVGVVGAITPWNFPHQINFAKLGPALAAGNTVVLKPAPDTPWCAALVGRIAAEETDIPPGVLNIVTSSDHRLGAQLSEDPRVDLISFTGSTATGRAVMRAASENLKKVFLELGGKSAFIVLDDADLRGACSMAAFTVCTHAGQGCAITTRLLVPRERYDEAVALTAKSMSGIRPGDPRDPGTVCGPLISEKQRQRVEGFIRLAVEEGGTIVAGGGRPAEHERGFFVEPTLIAGLDNSARTAREEIFGPVLVIIPHDGDDDAIRIANDSPYGLSGSVYGTDPDRIARIVAGVRTGTLGVNGGIWYAADAPFGGYKQSGIGREMGVAGFEEYLETKLVAEPAS
- a CDS encoding oxygenase MpaB family protein, whose amino-acid sequence is MRTIDTLGDLVSPLGGTINAANVIMQLAHPRVGQGVVDSTVDSGRADLHPVKRARTTGTYLAVAVFGTEADRDFVRESVRKIHARVTSSPGAEVRYSANSPALQLWVAVCLLKYFIDQHEFLYGPLTEEQYARILRDGATLATTLNVRPESWPTTREEYEELWKAGVADISMNAQVREYLTELCNLAFLEVRLGRLGRGIHRVLGRSFELITRGALPPEFRDLMHYPWTADDQRRFDRYLVAVRRLHRVTPWVWPLLWKSYLLDLRTRRRLGLRVF
- a CDS encoding TetR/AcrR family transcriptional regulator; the protein is MADDNSRPARRRTLTRDKVVAAALGIVDELGWEQLTMSTLSSRLGIVTASLYNHVRNLDDVRATVQIRAMSDLGAYLREVAMGRSGVDGLRALIDAHHTWAVEHPRRYEALTTAPVDRDGLLAAALDANVALRTMLASCGVPEEETLEAAVGMFAALHGFAVLQSSGFLGDELDLDHIYETVVRGVLAGASLDPTKTR
- a CDS encoding cytochrome P450 → MTTSPTDLKNPDVFAQGVPHDYFSELRRTCPVHRQPEEGGAGFWAVTRHADVIAVSRDSATFSSALGTTQIDDFDEETRLKQASMLLNLDPPEHTRLRQLVSRGFTPRMVKTLEERIRRTCERTVDAAIEAARDGTVIDIVPAISAPLPLEVIAALLGAPAEDVGKLYDWSNRMIGWADPEYGTTQEDGELAAAEIFLYANEIAAQRRFEPRDDIVSKLVCPDENGDTLSEMEFDMFFVLLVIAGNETTRNAISGGMQAFVDHPEQWRRLQDDPGLIDNAVEEILRWVTPVVGFRRTPTCPASIGDQHVERGDKVIMYYPSANRDEEVFDDAHVFDIGREHNPHVAFGGTGVHFCLGAHLARLELRIVFETLVARIDRVEPAGEPRRLRSNFINGVKSMPVRIHPRER
- a CDS encoding TetR/AcrR family transcriptional regulator; the protein is MNLESTRRRLTEKQADTVARLTQAAVEVLREEGFTGLTVRMVAARAGVAPATAYTYFSSKEHLVAEVFWRRLANAPTADAESTSRADRVVAVLRGIALLLADEPELAAAVTSALLGHDPDVEHLRARIGLDIRHRISAALGTDSDPDELEALELLYAGALVRAGMGYGTYEKLADRLETSARLLLE
- a CDS encoding cytochrome P450; its protein translation is MIFNPYDYAFHEDPYPTYRRLREEEPAYHNPDLGFWALSRHADVVAAFRDNTRLSSANGVSLDPSAYGPNAHKVMSFLAMDDPRHMRMRRLVSKGFTPRRVADLEERILELTLRYLEPAVEAGEFDWISEFAGKLPMDVISELMGVPESDRSEIRRLADLVVHREEGVLDVPVAAMEASLHLVGYYADMLAERRKKDTSDLTSALLAAEIDGDRLTDDEIIGFMFLMVVAGNETTTKLLGNALYWGAHNKSEVAQVLRDPARAPQWVEETLRYDTSSQIVARTAVADIELHGATIRSGDKVLLLIGSANRDSDVFDTADDFRIGRDSSQKIASFGGGVHFCLGAHLARLEANIALEQFARRVADYEIDEDRCERVHSTNVRGFAALPVEVTERHA